Proteins co-encoded in one Coregonus clupeaformis isolate EN_2021a chromosome 5, ASM2061545v1, whole genome shotgun sequence genomic window:
- the LOC121567120 gene encoding 39S ribosomal protein L44, mitochondrial-like, which yields MASGYIVNRGVLIFGIHYQHVCRNVLLTQTREKKRWMKAYTLLMERKLKIEGPPPPKPRSQKPNWDYHAEVQAFSSRLKESFSPELLKTAFVNPCYIQSEQERRQALSVDSETAALVLGDNIQLHTQGLEFTKSFLSDWCKASFPSLPSKGVVAIVGHLTSHPVVCHVARNLAIEDLTMSAQFPVPDEVLHSTFLAVIGALQESSGAERAGLFLRDFLVTQLVGKDLFEMWSVVNPMGLLVEELSKRNVALPEPRLTRSAGAGTVLPLYFVGLYSDKKLLAEAPGETVLAAEEEAARVALRKLYGYTENRRPCDFSAAEQLGLMPSNPSATHKGHVTPSTMSSIS from the exons ATGGCGTCCGGATACATTGTAAATCGTGGTGTGCTAATATTTGGAATTCACTATCAACATGTTTGTAGAAATGTACTCCTTACACAGACACGAGAGAAGAAGCGATGGATGAAAGCATATACTCTATTGATGGAAAGAAAGTTGAAGATTGAAGGGCCTCCACCACCTAAGCCACG TTCTCAAAAACCTAACTGGGACTACCATGCAGAGGTCCAGGCATTCAGCAGCCGCCTTAAAGAAAGCTTCTCCCCGGAGCTCCTGAAGACAGCCTTCGTGAATCCCTGTTACATTCAGTCAGAGCAAGAGAGGAGGCAGGCACTCAGCGTGGACTCTGAAACGGCCGCTCTGGTCCTGGGGGATAACATTCAGCTGCACACACAGGGTTTGGAGTTCACCAAGAGCTTCCTGTCTGACTGGTGCAAGGCCAGCTTCCCTAGCCTGCCCAGCAAGGGAGTGGTCGCCATTGTCGGGCACTTGACCAGTCATCCAGTAGTGTGCCATGTGGCGCGGAACCTCGCCATTGAGGACCTAACTATGAGCGCTCAATTCCCTGTCCCTGACGAAGTATTGCACAGTACGTTCCTCGCTGTGATCGGAGCACTCCAGGAGAGCAGTGGAGCTGAGAGAGCAGGACTTTTCCTTCGG gaTTTTCTGGTCACCCAGTTGGTAGGTAAAGACCTGTTTGAGATGTGGTCGGTGGTGAACCCCATGGGGCTGCTGGTGGAGGAGCTGTCCAAGAGGAACGTGGCCCTCCCGGAGCCTCGCCTCACCAGGTCGGCCGGCGCCGGCACCGTGCTCCCACTCTACTTTGTAGGGCTGTACAG TGATAAGAAGCTCCTTGCCGAGGCTCCAGGGGAGACCGTTCTGGCTGCAGAGGAGGAGGCAGCACGCGTGGCCCTGAGGAAACTCTATGGCTACACTGAGAACCGGAGACCCTGTGACTTCTCTGCAGCAGAGCAGCTCGGGCTTATGCCCTCCAATCCATCAGCAACACATAAAGGACATGTCACTCCAAGCACTATGTCTTCCATCAGTTGA
- the LOC121564792 gene encoding mitochondrial fission factor homolog B isoform X3 — translation MNGAAFPSPTAEMAEMNRIHYELEYTEGISQRMRIPEMLKMGPYGHDNPEAGSHDLHNVMMQVPERIVMSGDSEDSLFPRPRDLDLIQSTPLESLSLKTPPRVLTLNEQPLDFMEMERSATSTQPSEEVRSQGRLRRERSASENTTVRHNSQIARNDSTLALATLDTTLDVSMAPDDMAVVDAATLRRQIIKLNRRLQLIEEENKERAKREMIMYSVTVAFWLINSWVWFRR, via the exons ATGAACGGAGCAGCATTCCCCTCTCCCACTGCAGAGATGGCGGAGATGAACCGCATCCACTACGAGCTGGAGTACACGGAGGGCATCAGCCAGCGCATGAGGATTCCAGAGATGCTCAAAATGGGCCCCTACGGTCATGACAACCCTGAGGCAGGCTCACATGACCTGCACAACGTCATGATGCAGGTCCCAGAGAGGATCGTAATGTCCG GAGACAGTGAGGACTCCCTGTTCCCCAGACCCAGAGACCTGGACCTGATCCAGTCCACCCCGCTAGAGAGCCTGTCCCTGAAGACCCCTCCTCGGGTCCTCACCCTCAATGAGCAGCCACTGGACTTCATGGAAATGGAGCGCAGTGCAACCTCAACCCAGCCCAGTGAGGAG GTGCGTTCGCAAGGGCGGTTGCGGCGGGAACGTTCAGCCAGCGAGAACACCACTGTCCGTCACAATAGTCAGATTGCAAGAAACGATTCAAC GCTTGCCCTGGCCACTCTAGACACTACTCTGGATGTCTCCATGGCTCCTGATGACATGGCTGTCGTAGATGCAGCAACACTTCGACGTCAG ATCATCAAGCTGAACCGGAGACTCCAGCTCATAGAAGAGGAGAACAAGGAGCGGGCCAAGCGTGAGATGATCATGTACTCCGTCACCGTAGCCTTCTGGCTTATAAACAGCTGGGTTTGGTTTCGCCGCTAG
- the LOC121564792 gene encoding mitochondrial fission factor homolog B isoform X2, translating to MNGAAFPSPTAEMAEMNRIHYELEYTEGISQRMRIPEMLKMGPYGHDNPEAGSHDLHNVMMQVPERIVMSGDSEDSLFPRPRDLDLIQSTPLESLSLKTPPRVLTLNEQPLDFMEMERSATSTQPSEEVRSQGRLRRERSASENTTVRHNSQIARNDSTKPSLRGGSASTSNPVHESRLALATLDTTLDVSMAPDDMAVVDAATLRRQIIKLNRRLQLIEEENKERAKREMIMYSVTVAFWLINSWVWFRR from the exons ATGAACGGAGCAGCATTCCCCTCTCCCACTGCAGAGATGGCGGAGATGAACCGCATCCACTACGAGCTGGAGTACACGGAGGGCATCAGCCAGCGCATGAGGATTCCAGAGATGCTCAAAATGGGCCCCTACGGTCATGACAACCCTGAGGCAGGCTCACATGACCTGCACAACGTCATGATGCAGGTCCCAGAGAGGATCGTAATGTCCG GAGACAGTGAGGACTCCCTGTTCCCCAGACCCAGAGACCTGGACCTGATCCAGTCCACCCCGCTAGAGAGCCTGTCCCTGAAGACCCCTCCTCGGGTCCTCACCCTCAATGAGCAGCCACTGGACTTCATGGAAATGGAGCGCAGTGCAACCTCAACCCAGCCCAGTGAGGAG GTGCGTTCGCAAGGGCGGTTGCGGCGGGAACGTTCAGCCAGCGAGAACACCACTGTCCGTCACAATAGTCAGATTGCAAGAAACGATTCAAC TAAGCCATCGCTGCGAGGGGGGTCTGCCTCGACCTCTAACCCCGTGCATGAATCCAG GCTTGCCCTGGCCACTCTAGACACTACTCTGGATGTCTCCATGGCTCCTGATGACATGGCTGTCGTAGATGCAGCAACACTTCGACGTCAG ATCATCAAGCTGAACCGGAGACTCCAGCTCATAGAAGAGGAGAACAAGGAGCGGGCCAAGCGTGAGATGATCATGTACTCCGTCACCGTAGCCTTCTGGCTTATAAACAGCTGGGTTTGGTTTCGCCGCTAG
- the LOC121564792 gene encoding mitochondrial fission factor isoform X1, with the protein MNGAAFPSPTAEMAEMNRIHYELEYTEGISQRMRIPEMLKMGPYGHDNPEAGSHDLHNVMMQVPERIVMSGDSEDSLFPRPRDLDLIQSTPLESLSLKTPPRVLTLNEQPLDFMEMERSATSTQPSEEVRSQGRLRRERSASENTTVRHNSQIARNDSTVTTSPPAPLRACPPLAEDEQNLYSASGVLSFIQSTTRRAYQQVLEVLDENHRSKPSLRGGSASTSNPVHESRLALATLDTTLDVSMAPDDMAVVDAATLRRQIIKLNRRLQLIEEENKERAKREMIMYSVTVAFWLINSWVWFRR; encoded by the exons ATGAACGGAGCAGCATTCCCCTCTCCCACTGCAGAGATGGCGGAGATGAACCGCATCCACTACGAGCTGGAGTACACGGAGGGCATCAGCCAGCGCATGAGGATTCCAGAGATGCTCAAAATGGGCCCCTACGGTCATGACAACCCTGAGGCAGGCTCACATGACCTGCACAACGTCATGATGCAGGTCCCAGAGAGGATCGTAATGTCCG GAGACAGTGAGGACTCCCTGTTCCCCAGACCCAGAGACCTGGACCTGATCCAGTCCACCCCGCTAGAGAGCCTGTCCCTGAAGACCCCTCCTCGGGTCCTCACCCTCAATGAGCAGCCACTGGACTTCATGGAAATGGAGCGCAGTGCAACCTCAACCCAGCCCAGTGAGGAG GTGCGTTCGCAAGGGCGGTTGCGGCGGGAACGTTCAGCCAGCGAGAACACCACTGTCCGTCACAATAGTCAGATTGCAAGAAACGATTCAAC TGTGACCACGTCCCCCCCAGCCCCTCTCCGTGCCTGCCCCCCTCTCGCCGAGGACGAACAGAACCTGTACAGCGCTAGCGGCGTTCTCTCTTTCATCCAGTCCACCACGCGCCGGGCCTACCAGCAGGTCTTGGAGGTTCTGGACGAGAACCACCGCAG TAAGCCATCGCTGCGAGGGGGGTCTGCCTCGACCTCTAACCCCGTGCATGAATCCAG GCTTGCCCTGGCCACTCTAGACACTACTCTGGATGTCTCCATGGCTCCTGATGACATGGCTGTCGTAGATGCAGCAACACTTCGACGTCAG ATCATCAAGCTGAACCGGAGACTCCAGCTCATAGAAGAGGAGAACAAGGAGCGGGCCAAGCGTGAGATGATCATGTACTCCGTCACCGTAGCCTTCTGGCTTATAAACAGCTGGGTTTGGTTTCGCCGCTAG